From the genome of Candidatus Eisenbacteria bacterium, one region includes:
- a CDS encoding glycogen-binding domain-containing protein, with product MRGDVTHSRSLRFLIAIATVLILAALWTGPSSASLSVTPGGIKFTYTDANAKQVFLAGDFNGWNTSSLPMTKSGDTWSVVAKLAPGQHEYKFFVDGNWVADPDNPVTVGGYGNSGIQIAADGSILEALARTGRNLNSKFNVAGRYLGTYVIQKNLSEGGYFDLIKPDHDIDVDLTVEINENMNAHALTNIHNNAENIESWKTHLNFNRGHMELALPEIYLLAYDNEGTPGFGDSLHVLGDVGIYHHGFGYNTQGLFVKRNFPFGLELSGIYADDSRTGGTARPAYTVLSTNKRNIRSMVSEGSTVLLWSAYANRAAENIGGVRLTRHFGDKFVVGGLYRNDRGFNFGSLTEMTYHTDTTAATDAEKLVGQGTGYEVIMGSEALGWDAYLKVGKAMRFFGEYAEGTSRINAQRKYAISKAVSKPDSSGMTVEIGDYETSRKNWTYDSSARWIFGCELGVSADASFMVSVESEKHSFNDFALDGFTATPSLSPNPDSIPAVSSSRLGAKVRTSLKVWPFFLELSGEEHHFKYDSRSHWGSQMWFDYVNFWLDEHILSYDKMTLLGGTDALILKPSARLFLDSQSRNWLEYAGTFSGAGFSYRPSYIETLIRSKFWFSRTLSLYNDARFASYNHKGLSLKKSFFSNFVELGLEWSKQVRLEFGFGVDPYVLDEVLNEYTYIGRDMFLFGKSADAMTAVTNYKNIGKIIEDAENSMSRERRISVEAKLRF from the coding sequence ATGAGAGGTGACGTGACTCATTCAAGGTCTCTCAGGTTCTTAATCGCGATCGCTACCGTTCTCATTTTGGCTGCCTTGTGGACAGGGCCATCGTCTGCCTCTCTTTCCGTAACACCCGGAGGCATAAAGTTCACTTACACGGATGCCAATGCCAAACAGGTCTTTCTGGCAGGAGACTTCAACGGGTGGAATACTTCGTCGCTGCCGATGACGAAGTCCGGAGATACATGGTCGGTGGTTGCGAAGCTTGCTCCAGGTCAGCATGAGTACAAGTTCTTTGTGGATGGAAACTGGGTTGCCGACCCGGACAATCCAGTTACAGTTGGCGGCTACGGGAATTCGGGAATTCAGATCGCAGCCGACGGCTCAATCCTCGAGGCCCTTGCACGAACCGGGCGCAATCTCAATTCGAAGTTCAACGTGGCCGGGAGGTATCTTGGAACCTACGTCATACAGAAGAATCTGAGCGAAGGCGGCTATTTCGATCTCATCAAGCCCGATCACGATATCGACGTGGACCTCACCGTTGAAATAAACGAGAACATGAACGCACATGCGCTAACGAACATACACAACAACGCCGAGAATATCGAATCTTGGAAAACACACCTCAATTTCAACAGGGGACACATGGAGCTCGCTCTGCCTGAGATTTACCTCCTTGCATACGACAATGAGGGGACACCCGGTTTTGGTGATTCGCTTCACGTCCTCGGAGACGTCGGGATATATCACCACGGTTTCGGCTACAACACACAAGGGCTCTTTGTGAAACGGAACTTCCCGTTCGGCCTGGAGCTTAGCGGCATCTATGCAGATGACTCAAGGACAGGAGGAACGGCGAGACCTGCATATACGGTCCTTTCAACAAACAAGAGAAATATCAGAAGCATGGTCTCGGAAGGCTCCACGGTCCTCTTGTGGTCCGCCTATGCCAACCGTGCTGCTGAGAACATCGGAGGTGTGAGACTGACGAGACACTTCGGAGACAAGTTCGTGGTTGGCGGCCTCTACAGAAACGACAGAGGCTTCAACTTTGGGAGCCTCACTGAAATGACCTACCATACGGACACGACCGCCGCGACAGACGCTGAGAAACTCGTCGGCCAGGGCACAGGTTACGAGGTCATTATGGGAAGCGAAGCCCTGGGGTGGGACGCTTATTTGAAGGTCGGAAAGGCAATGAGGTTCTTCGGCGAGTACGCAGAAGGGACTTCCAGGATAAACGCCCAGAGAAAGTACGCGATCTCGAAGGCCGTCTCAAAGCCGGATTCCTCCGGCATGACCGTCGAGATTGGCGATTATGAGACGTCCAGGAAGAATTGGACTTACGACTCAAGTGCGAGATGGATTTTCGGGTGTGAGCTGGGCGTAAGTGCGGATGCGTCATTCATGGTATCAGTCGAGTCGGAGAAGCACAGCTTCAACGATTTTGCTCTTGATGGTTTCACCGCAACTCCGTCGCTTTCTCCCAATCCCGATAGCATTCCGGCGGTCTCAAGTTCAAGGCTCGGGGCAAAGGTCAGAACATCGCTCAAGGTGTGGCCGTTTTTCCTTGAGCTGAGCGGCGAGGAGCATCACTTCAAGTATGATTCTAGGTCTCACTGGGGAAGCCAGATGTGGTTTGACTATGTCAACTTCTGGCTGGATGAACACATCCTGAGCTACGACAAGATGACACTGCTTGGTGGAACCGATGCTCTGATTCTAAAACCGTCTGCAAGGCTCTTTCTCGATTCACAGTCAAGAAACTGGCTCGAGTATGCAGGGACGTTCTCGGGCGCCGGCTTCAGCTACAGGCCCAGCTATATTGAGACACTGATAAGGTCCAAGTTCTGGTTTTCCAGGACTCTCTCACTCTACAACGATGCAAGATTCGCCAGCTACAACCACAAGGGACTTTCTCTTAAGAAAAGCTTCTTTTCGAATTTCGTCGAGCTGGGCCTTGAGTGGTCAAAGCAGGTAAGGCTTGAATTCGGATTCGGAGTCGATCCTTATGTTCTGGATGAGGTTCTGAATGAATACACATACATTGGGAGGGACATGTTCCTTTTTGGGAAGAGTGCTGACGCTATGACTGCGGTGACAAACTACAAGAACATAGGGAAGATAATTGAGGATGCCGAGAACTCAATGAGCAGGGAGAGAAGGATAAGCGTTGAGGCGAAGCTCAGGTTCTAA
- a CDS encoding glycogen-binding domain-containing protein, which translates to MRAILGFSLIFGLLISGCTGLGFIKPRLDPPARVHGGYLFKFYVPYATVVQLAGNWEDNNWLAGNAQNAGTRIGEMQDSEKDGVWTIVVNLAPGRYQYKFVIDGQTWKEDPNNPEKTDDGYGGFNSLFIVK; encoded by the coding sequence ATGAGGGCGATACTTGGTTTCTCTCTTATCTTCGGCCTTCTTATCTCCGGGTGCACTGGCCTGGGTTTCATAAAGCCGCGCCTTGATCCGCCTGCGAGGGTTCACGGCGGCTATCTCTTCAAGTTCTATGTGCCGTATGCAACGGTTGTCCAGCTTGCGGGTAACTGGGAAGACAACAACTGGCTGGCTGGAAATGCTCAGAATGCAGGAACGAGGATAGGCGAGATGCAGGACTCCGAGAAGGACGGGGTGTGGACTATAGTCGTGAACCTCGCCCCCGGGCGATACCAGTACAAATTCGTTATTGACGGGCAGACGTGGAAGGAAGACCCGAACAATCCCGAGAAGACAGACGACGGTTACGGCGGGTTTAACTCTCTTTTCATCGTGAAGTGA
- a CDS encoding carboxypeptidase regulatory-like domain-containing protein: protein MKKAYSLTSMAVLVAGVLFALAFLSCTKDPPSPVLNPPGKAFLTRFQTIQLTGSFKNWSLDVTSMSLVGDYVWEEKVSLTAGDIGFKFLIDGNGWADVFGKTNAEKTLAGPVERMGDVYGADLKATIPSSGVWVFRLYEDLLRYTITPSVSVTGAISGKLTFSHDGTAPFPKATLTAYKVTSQDTTTSAISESDTLTGDFALSGLSDGSYFVRIQAAAYRDTTIAGITVSGGGTTNIGTVALQRVAFVGGWQKLQLVGDFPQSNWTLAQSPYMALIADSTWSVTISLSASTIQFKFVPRGDGTWDPSYGTSSGQTGLTGPTSLVSGTGTHLTAAIPSTGNWKFVLHEKGYLGSSTQAWYEISPATVQVTEKGSAAGTSGADLRRARVPAKILERGKTR, encoded by the coding sequence ATGAAGAAAGCGTATTCCCTGACAAGCATGGCAGTCCTGGTTGCGGGTGTTCTCTTCGCACTTGCATTCCTTTCATGCACAAAGGATCCACCTTCTCCTGTGCTCAATCCGCCCGGAAAAGCCTTCCTCACAAGGTTCCAGACGATACAGCTGACGGGGAGTTTCAAGAATTGGAGCCTTGATGTCACGAGTATGTCCCTTGTCGGCGATTATGTTTGGGAAGAGAAGGTCTCGCTTACAGCCGGCGACATCGGATTCAAGTTCCTGATAGACGGTAACGGGTGGGCCGACGTGTTTGGGAAAACCAATGCGGAGAAAACGCTGGCTGGGCCCGTGGAAAGAATGGGCGACGTGTACGGAGCCGACCTCAAGGCGACAATTCCATCATCGGGTGTTTGGGTTTTCAGGCTCTATGAAGACCTGTTGAGATACACGATTACCCCGTCGGTCTCCGTTACTGGTGCGATTAGCGGCAAGCTTACCTTCAGTCACGATGGTACCGCGCCTTTCCCGAAGGCAACTCTTACGGCTTACAAGGTGACATCGCAGGACACTACGACGTCGGCCATTTCCGAGTCCGATACTCTTACGGGCGATTTTGCTCTCTCAGGGCTTTCCGATGGAAGCTACTTTGTGAGAATCCAGGCGGCTGCATACAGGGACACAACGATTGCCGGCATTACTGTGTCTGGCGGCGGAACGACTAACATTGGAACGGTTGCGCTTCAAAGAGTGGCATTTGTGGGCGGGTGGCAGAAGCTTCAGCTTGTGGGCGATTTCCCGCAGAGCAATTGGACCCTTGCCCAGTCACCCTACATGGCTCTGATTGCCGATTCTACCTGGAGCGTCACAATATCTCTTTCGGCGAGCACTATTCAATTCAAATTTGTGCCGAGAGGCGATGGCACTTGGGATCCATCTTATGGGACTAGCAGCGGCCAGACAGGGTTGACCGGTCCGACAAGTCTTGTCTCCGGAACCGGCACGCACCTCACAGCTGCGATACCGTCCACAGGCAATTGGAAGTTCGTTCTTCATGAGAAGGGGTATTTGGGGAGTTCAACTCAGGCATGGTACGAAATTTCACCGGCTACGGTCCAAGTGACCGAAAAGGGAAGTGCTGCTGGTACCTCTGGGGCTGATTTGCGCCGCGCGAGAGTGCCGGCGAAGATTTTGGAAAGGGGGAAGACGCGATGA